From the Paenibacillus sp. FSL H8-0548 genome, one window contains:
- a CDS encoding ABC transporter permease: MLASIGIGSWLLGSTGLSVQLENRNFPPSLAHWFGTDWLGRDMLSRTVKGLALSIQVGLLGAACSAVIAAVMGLMAATLGKTADRIISWLIDVFLSVPHLVMLILIAFVCGGGLKGVAIGIMLTHWPSLARVIRAEALQLMSAEYVLVSSKLGRSRYWIATRHLAPHLFPQLLVGFLLLFPHAVLHEAAITFIGLGMSPHQPAIGIILSESMRYLSTGMWWLAVFPGLGLLATVRAFDKLGNHLRQLIDPRNAHL; the protein is encoded by the coding sequence CTGCTTGCCAGTATTGGCATCGGCAGCTGGCTGCTGGGCTCCACAGGACTTTCCGTACAGCTGGAAAATAGGAATTTCCCGCCCTCGCTTGCCCATTGGTTTGGGACCGATTGGCTTGGAAGAGATATGCTTTCCCGTACGGTGAAGGGACTTGCTTTAAGTATACAAGTGGGACTGCTGGGTGCTGCATGCAGTGCTGTCATTGCAGCGGTTATGGGTCTCATGGCGGCTACACTTGGCAAAACAGCTGATCGGATCATTTCCTGGCTGATCGATGTTTTTTTAAGTGTTCCGCATCTTGTCATGCTCATTCTAATTGCCTTCGTATGCGGCGGTGGGCTTAAAGGAGTTGCCATAGGCATTATGCTGACCCATTGGCCGAGTCTCGCGCGGGTGATCCGAGCGGAGGCGCTTCAGCTCATGTCAGCAGAATATGTGCTCGTTTCCAGCAAGCTGGGCAGATCGAGATACTGGATCGCGACCCGCCACCTTGCGCCGCACTTGTTTCCACAGTTGCTTGTCGGCTTTTTGCTATTATTTCCTCATGCAGTGCTGCATGAAGCGGCGATTACGTTCATCGGTCTTGGCATGTCGCCTCATCAGCCGGCAATCGGAATTATATTATCGGAATCTATGCGTTATTTATCGACGGGCATGTGGTGGTTGGCTGTTTTTCCAGGCCTCGGACTGCTTGCCACTGTGCGAGCCTTCGATAAGCTGGGCAATCATTTGCGACAGCTCATCGATCCGCGAAATGCGCATTTATAA
- a CDS encoding ABC transporter ATP-binding protein, protein MPLLEVNKLSISFIQYVKGFGQQRTTVMDELDFSINEGEIVAVVGASGSGKSLLAHAIMGILPKNVDTTGTISYGGELLDEAKLRLYRGQEIALVPQSVSYLDPLMRVDKQLRVRTDGAKQLKERQSLFERFQLGKHVGRLYPFQLSGGMARKVLVSTAAIGRTRLIIADEPTPGMHPDDVAEALGHFKQLADGGCAILFITHDIEAALRIADKVAVFYAGTVVEFASASDFQGQGELLRHPYSKALWRALPQNGFEPIAGTQPARSADLQGCFFADRCSSCTEGCLSKRPGQRELRGGMVRCLHAT, encoded by the coding sequence ATGCCTCTACTTGAGGTGAACAAATTATCGATCTCCTTTATACAGTATGTTAAGGGCTTCGGGCAGCAAAGAACGACAGTTATGGACGAGCTGGATTTTTCAATAAATGAAGGCGAGATCGTTGCAGTTGTTGGCGCGAGTGGATCAGGAAAAAGCTTGCTTGCTCACGCAATTATGGGTATTTTACCGAAAAACGTGGATACAACGGGAACGATCTCTTATGGCGGTGAGCTGCTGGATGAAGCTAAGCTCCGGCTTTACCGAGGGCAGGAAATCGCGCTTGTGCCGCAATCTGTAAGTTATCTTGACCCGCTTATGCGCGTGGATAAGCAGCTGCGAGTGAGAACAGATGGCGCGAAGCAGCTTAAGGAGCGTCAAAGCTTGTTTGAGCGTTTTCAATTGGGCAAGCATGTGGGACGGCTTTACCCATTTCAGCTCTCAGGAGGAATGGCGCGCAAGGTGCTCGTTTCCACTGCTGCGATTGGCAGGACGCGTCTCATTATAGCGGACGAGCCAACGCCGGGCATGCATCCGGATGATGTTGCGGAGGCTTTGGGGCACTTTAAGCAGCTTGCTGATGGCGGCTGTGCTATTTTGTTTATTACCCATGACATTGAGGCGGCCTTGCGAATCGCGGATAAGGTGGCTGTTTTTTACGCGGGAACGGTTGTGGAGTTCGCTTCTGCAAGCGATTTTCAGGGACAGGGTGAGTTGCTAAGGCATCCATACAGCAAAGCCTTATGGCGTGCACTCCCCCAAAATGGCTTTGAGCCGATCGCTGGGACGCAGCCTGCACGAAGCGCTGACCTGCAAGGCTGTTTTTTCGCTGATCGCTGCAGCTCTTGTACAGAGGGCTGTCTTTCAAAGCGACCAGGGCAGCGAGAGCTTCGCGGTGGAATGGTGAGGTGTCTGCATGCAACTTGA
- a CDS encoding ATP-binding cassette domain-containing protein, translated as MQLEGNNLGWRYGNGPWLFNDFSITLKAGEVIGLVGPSGSGKTSLARLLAGYIRPITGDVRITGKPEHTGSYHPVQMIFQHPERAVNPRWRMAKTLTEGWTPDEALLEALGIKADWLQRFPNELSGGELQRCCIARALGPDTKFIIADEMTTMLDAITQAQIWHTMLGIVQSRQIGLLVISHDHALISKICDRTVQFHS; from the coding sequence ATGCAACTTGAAGGAAACAATCTAGGCTGGCGATATGGGAACGGGCCCTGGCTCTTTAACGATTTCTCCATAACGCTTAAGGCTGGAGAGGTCATTGGTCTGGTCGGTCCGAGCGGAAGCGGAAAAACGTCGCTCGCTCGTTTATTGGCTGGTTATATACGGCCGATTACAGGCGACGTTCGGATAACAGGTAAGCCGGAGCACACGGGGAGCTATCATCCTGTTCAAATGATCTTTCAGCATCCGGAGCGGGCCGTTAATCCGAGATGGCGAATGGCCAAAACCTTAACGGAGGGCTGGACGCCTGATGAAGCGCTGCTTGAAGCGCTAGGCATTAAGGCGGACTGGCTTCAGCGGTTTCCGAATGAATTGTCCGGCGGGGAGCTGCAGCGCTGCTGCATCGCTAGAGCACTTGGACCAGATACAAAGTTTATCATTGCGGATGAAATGACGACGATGCTGGATGCAATTACGCAGGCTCAAATTTGGCATACCATGCTCGGCATCGTTCAATCCCGTCAAATTGGTCTGCTCGTTATTAGTCATGATCATGCGCTCATCAGTAAAATCTGTGATCGTACCGTTCAATTTCATTCCTGA
- a CDS encoding helix-turn-helix transcriptional regulator: MNQETRLQALSSFLKSKRAKISPEAAGFPSGTRRRTPGLRREEVAQLAGVSPTWYTWLEQGRDIKVSSSVLDCVAAALQMNDDERKYLYALALGSGHSTASVHEEHSEITPSLKRILQELRFCPTIISDRRCQIVGWNRAASHVFMDFEQIPIEQRNMIQLLFTRKELRRLAGNWEHFVGGYLAIFRAYYGQYVQDDWYERFIEEMKGSHPEFQYLWEQSQVSSAPDVLLEFRHAKVGKMLFHLTSFQVQGNTDLRCSVYTPAPESSTETKLSRLL; this comes from the coding sequence ATCAATCAAGAAACTAGACTTCAAGCCTTATCCTCCTTCTTAAAATCAAAACGCGCCAAAATTTCTCCCGAAGCAGCAGGCTTTCCTTCCGGTACTCGCCGGAGAACGCCAGGCTTAAGGAGAGAAGAGGTTGCTCAGCTGGCAGGCGTCAGCCCAACCTGGTATACGTGGCTGGAGCAAGGGAGAGATATTAAAGTATCCAGCTCTGTTCTGGATTGTGTCGCAGCAGCTTTGCAAATGAATGACGACGAGCGCAAATATTTATATGCACTCGCGCTTGGGTCTGGTCATAGCACAGCCTCCGTTCATGAGGAGCATTCCGAAATCACCCCCTCCTTAAAGAGGATCTTGCAGGAGCTGCGCTTCTGTCCGACCATAATTTCGGATCGTCGCTGCCAGATCGTGGGTTGGAACCGAGCAGCCTCCCATGTGTTTATGGATTTCGAACAAATTCCTATTGAACAGAGAAATATGATTCAACTGTTGTTCACGCGTAAGGAGCTGCGCAGGCTTGCGGGAAACTGGGAGCATTTTGTGGGCGGATATCTCGCTATCTTTCGTGCTTATTACGGTCAATATGTACAGGATGATTGGTATGAACGTTTTATCGAGGAAATGAAGGGGAGCCATCCAGAGTTCCAATACCTATGGGAGCAAAGCCAGGTTAGCTCTGCCCCAGATGTATTGCTTGAATTCCGGCATGCGAAGGTGGGAAAAATGTTATTTCATTTGACTTCTTTCCAAGTACAAGGAAATACAGACCTCAGATGCAGCGTCTATACGCCTGCACCGGAGTCGTCAACCGAGACGAAGCTGAGCCGACTGCTCTAA
- the fabF gene encoding beta-ketoacyl-ACP synthase II, whose amino-acid sequence MERVVITGMGVISPLGNSVEHLWDGLVNGVSGISKIDAFDASKHKARIAGIVRDFDAEALFGRKEARRMDRFSQFAIAAAEQALKDAALSLEQTDLERVGVYVGSGIGGIQTLLTQAELLKERGPDRVSPTLVPMMIANMAAAMISIRFGTQGPSMAPVTACSIGNTAIGEAWRLIRSGSADVVIAGGTEAAITDISLASFGNATSVSTRNDAPEKASRPFDAGRDGFVMAEGAGILILESLSHALSRGARIHAEVIGYGASSDAYHMVATHPEGIGAYQAMKHALREANLQPEQIDLISAHATSTEIGDRSETAAIKKLFGEFAYRIPVTANKSMTGHMLGAAGGVEAIALVKSIQEGIIPPTINQEEPDPICDLDYVPNKAREASVDIGMSNSFGFGGHNAVIILKKYTA is encoded by the coding sequence GTGGAAAGAGTCGTTATTACAGGGATGGGTGTCATATCGCCACTCGGAAATAGTGTCGAGCATTTATGGGACGGACTAGTGAATGGAGTATCAGGCATTTCAAAAATTGACGCTTTCGATGCAAGTAAACATAAAGCCAGAATAGCAGGTATTGTGCGAGATTTTGATGCTGAGGCATTATTTGGCCGTAAGGAAGCGCGCCGCATGGATCGGTTTAGCCAGTTCGCCATAGCCGCTGCTGAGCAAGCACTGAAGGATGCTGCACTGTCGCTTGAGCAGACAGACCTCGAACGTGTTGGCGTTTATGTAGGCTCGGGGATTGGCGGTATCCAGACGCTGCTCACCCAAGCAGAGCTGCTAAAGGAACGCGGCCCTGATCGGGTGAGTCCGACGCTTGTGCCGATGATGATTGCAAACATGGCAGCGGCGATGATCAGCATTCGATTCGGGACGCAGGGGCCTTCCATGGCGCCAGTAACCGCCTGCTCGATTGGAAACACAGCAATAGGGGAGGCGTGGAGGCTTATCCGCTCAGGAAGCGCCGATGTCGTCATCGCTGGAGGTACAGAAGCGGCAATAACGGATATTTCACTGGCGAGCTTTGGCAATGCTACCTCCGTATCAACAAGGAATGATGCGCCTGAGAAGGCGAGTCGTCCTTTTGACGCGGGGCGAGACGGCTTCGTTATGGCTGAAGGAGCGGGAATTCTCATACTGGAGTCTCTCTCACATGCGCTAAGCAGAGGGGCTCGCATTCATGCGGAGGTCATCGGCTATGGCGCAAGCTCAGATGCCTATCATATGGTTGCTACGCATCCGGAGGGAATTGGAGCTTATCAGGCGATGAAGCATGCGTTAAGAGAAGCTAATTTGCAGCCCGAGCAAATTGATTTGATCAGCGCTCACGCAACCAGCACCGAAATCGGGGACCGTTCAGAAACTGCCGCGATCAAAAAGCTGTTCGGCGAGTTTGCTTATCGTATTCCTGTGACAGCAAACAAATCAATGACGGGTCATATGCTGGGAGCCGCGGGCGGAGTAGAGGCGATCGCCCTTGTAAAGAGCATTCAGGAAGGAATTATTCCTCCAACGATCAACCAAGAGGAGCCAGATCCGATATGCGATCTTGATTATGTGCCGAATAAGGCGCGCGAGGCGAGTGTCGATATCGGCATGTCCAATTCATTTGGCTTCGGTGGTCATAATGCGGTTATTATTTTGAAAAAATATACAGCATAA
- a CDS encoding helix-turn-helix domain-containing protein: protein MSTLDHHQWLTDVLLDIGHAGKGTQVPSWVDGDTPLAQHTLLYLAKGAGTLTMNGQPIALERDSLHIYAPGIMLAAQLSPDFENELYYLSFDWFRLTEQTDAGRSYKRELSFPLQGKQLISGSLVKRYFYLLSAGGESDRSPLLAQQHLSDLLYILLQHAEPAEVEELPDRLRLTLDYMQCHYREEIRVDKLAGMARLHPSYYSQIFKKSMDKTPVSYLTHLRMNKAKEMLLTTDKSVNDIAADVGYEDEFYFSRRFKETSGYSPSIYTKKQDLNIISLSSPYTDHLFTLGLHPCAAQVHRFMPLVTKELILPKHAAEPWETSRQSFSDMKPDLIVCKDNVLAKAKAHINDIAPIIPISWASKDIYAHHNELAELVDRRQLARRWLDGHEHSSERLRRKVKARIGEATVAICVVRKNDLRMYGTRNIGHVFYRSLQLSMPARIVQAQAPYQIGTGFNWMSIKPDEILDFESDYLFVVCETEQDHQRVQRYIETNPYWAKHPAVRSQKLCFLDWSKWIVYAPHGIDQQLEEAGRLLGN from the coding sequence ATGAGCACGCTTGATCATCATCAATGGTTAACAGATGTATTATTGGATATTGGACATGCTGGAAAAGGAACGCAAGTGCCAAGCTGGGTTGACGGTGACACGCCGTTAGCCCAGCATACTTTGCTTTATTTGGCCAAAGGCGCAGGTACGCTGACGATGAACGGCCAGCCGATTGCCCTTGAGCGGGATTCGCTTCATATATATGCACCAGGCATTATGCTGGCTGCTCAGCTCTCACCAGATTTTGAGAACGAGCTTTATTATTTATCATTTGATTGGTTTCGATTAACCGAGCAGACGGATGCTGGCCGATCTTATAAGCGTGAGCTGAGCTTTCCGTTACAAGGCAAGCAGCTCATCAGCGGCAGCTTAGTTAAGCGGTACTTCTATTTGCTTTCGGCTGGCGGAGAGTCAGATAGAAGTCCGCTGCTCGCCCAGCAGCATTTGTCGGACTTGCTATATATATTGCTGCAGCATGCAGAGCCGGCGGAGGTGGAAGAGCTGCCTGACCGGCTTAGATTGACGCTTGATTATATGCAATGCCATTACCGAGAAGAAATTAGAGTGGACAAGCTGGCAGGAATGGCCAGGCTTCATCCGTCGTATTACTCCCAAATATTCAAAAAATCGATGGATAAGACGCCTGTGTCGTATTTGACCCATCTCCGCATGAACAAAGCGAAGGAAATGCTGCTGACGACGGATAAATCGGTCAACGATATTGCAGCGGACGTAGGATATGAGGATGAGTTTTATTTCAGCCGCCGTTTTAAGGAAACGAGCGGGTATTCCCCAAGCATTTACACGAAAAAACAGGATTTGAATATTATTTCCCTCTCATCCCCTTATACCGATCATCTGTTTACGCTTGGCCTGCATCCATGCGCTGCGCAGGTTCATCGCTTTATGCCGCTGGTGACTAAGGAGCTAATATTGCCTAAGCATGCTGCTGAGCCATGGGAAACCAGCCGGCAATCGTTCAGCGATATGAAGCCGGATTTAATTGTCTGCAAGGATAACGTGCTCGCAAAGGCGAAAGCTCATATTAACGACATTGCTCCTATCATTCCAATTTCGTGGGCAAGCAAGGACATTTATGCTCACCATAATGAGCTTGCCGAGCTGGTCGACAGAAGACAGCTTGCACGGCGCTGGCTGGACGGGCATGAGCACAGCTCCGAGCGGCTGCGCAGGAAAGTTAAGGCGAGGATAGGGGAAGCAACCGTTGCGATTTGCGTTGTCCGCAAAAATGATTTGAGAATGTATGGAACAAGAAACATCGGCCACGTATTTTACCGCTCACTGCAGCTTAGTATGCCAGCACGAATCGTACAAGCTCAAGCACCTTACCAGATCGGCACCGGCTTTAACTGGATGTCCATCAAGCCGGATGAGATTTTGGATTTCGAATCGGATTATTTGTTTGTTGTATGCGAGACGGAACAGGACCACCAGCGAGTGCAGCGTTATATAGAGACTAACCCATATTGGGCTAAGCATCCCGCTGTTCGAAGTCAGAAGCTTTGTTTTTTGGATTGGAGCAAGTGGATCGTGTATGCGCCTCATGGAATTGACCAACAATTAGAAGAGGCTGGACGGCTGCTGGGCAATTGA
- a CDS encoding iron ABC transporter permease, with product MKRNNVLITGLWFAAAGALLLLSLVIAVSFGAKDFSLNEVWTAVFAYNPDASAHQIMHEYRFPRVLGAAVTGMAFAVAGALMQGVTRNPLADTGILGVNAGAAFVVALCFAFLPGIAYSELILMSFAGAALSTLLIVLLGSATQGGLQSIRLTIAGAVIAAILHSFSSGIAIYYELSQDLAFWYAGGVAGVKWEHLKLLAPIVLVVILASSIMGRSISFLSLGDETAASLGIHTGRVKVLGMTAAVILAGASVAVAGSIGFVGLVVPHIARRMVGVDYRKLIPFSALLGAILLIWADFASRMVNPPREFAIGAMVAMVGVPFFLYLARQERREL from the coding sequence ATGAAAAGGAATAATGTGTTAATTACAGGATTATGGTTTGCAGCGGCTGGGGCCCTACTCCTATTATCACTAGTCATAGCGGTGTCTTTCGGGGCGAAGGACTTTAGCCTAAATGAAGTGTGGACCGCCGTCTTTGCCTACAATCCCGATGCATCTGCACATCAAATCATGCATGAGTACAGGTTTCCGCGTGTATTGGGGGCCGCTGTAACCGGTATGGCATTCGCTGTTGCTGGTGCATTGATGCAAGGCGTTACTCGAAATCCGTTGGCAGACACGGGCATTCTAGGTGTGAATGCGGGTGCTGCATTTGTTGTTGCGCTTTGCTTCGCGTTTCTGCCAGGTATCGCTTATTCGGAGCTTATACTTATGTCCTTCGCCGGTGCAGCACTCAGCACGCTGCTGATCGTTCTTCTCGGCTCAGCTACGCAGGGAGGACTTCAATCTATTCGCTTGACGATTGCAGGTGCAGTTATTGCTGCTATTCTTCATTCCTTTAGCAGCGGCATTGCGATTTATTATGAGCTGAGCCAGGATCTTGCATTCTGGTATGCAGGAGGCGTCGCTGGTGTGAAATGGGAGCATCTGAAGCTGCTTGCACCGATCGTACTCGTCGTTATACTTGCATCTTCTATCATGGGCCGGTCAATTTCATTTCTTTCACTTGGCGATGAAACGGCGGCAAGTCTTGGCATACATACAGGAAGAGTGAAAGTGCTCGGCATGACTGCGGCGGTTATTCTAGCTGGCGCCTCCGTTGCAGTGGCGGGCTCAATTGGATTTGTGGGGCTTGTCGTTCCGCATATTGCTAGGCGAATGGTAGGTGTCGACTATCGTAAGCTTATCCCTTTCTCTGCGCTGCTTGGCGCGATATTGCTCATATGGGCTGATTTCGCTTCACGTATGGTGAATCCACCCCGTGAATTTGCAATTGGGGCGATGGTAGCCATGGTAGGCGTACCATTCTTCCTCTATCTCGCCCGGCAAGAAAGGCGGGAGCTTTAA
- a CDS encoding iron ABC transporter permease — protein MASLEQKRTVKAIVVGLILLIIAAIVVVVSLNTGTIRLSSAAIWRTLLGGGAADENLVLFEYRLPRIVVTVLAGIGLGISGAVLQGVSRNSLADPGILGINAGAALGLILFVSFFRNMEGPSTLLIPLFAFAGGACISLLIFVLAYDRFKGLIPIRLLLVGIAVEAGISAFTLFLSLRLDEDTYAFAARWLAGSVWGREWVNVLALLPWIVLFVPIVYMHSRTLDLFALGDETASGVGSHVGRNRLVMTSLAVALACASVSMAGGIGFIGLIAPHIARRLVGPQHRHFLPIAGLIGLVILVTADTVGRSLFQPNAIPAGIVVAAIGGPYFLYLLLQSKPNLRRNR, from the coding sequence ATGGCTAGTTTGGAGCAGAAACGAACAGTCAAGGCAATCGTCGTCGGACTCATACTACTGATTATAGCAGCCATTGTTGTGGTGGTGAGCTTGAACACAGGAACGATCCGTCTGTCTTCCGCTGCCATCTGGAGGACACTTCTTGGCGGAGGAGCTGCAGACGAGAACCTTGTTCTGTTTGAATACAGACTGCCGCGTATCGTTGTTACAGTGCTTGCAGGTATCGGGCTTGGCATATCCGGTGCCGTATTGCAGGGGGTGTCCCGCAATTCACTTGCCGACCCCGGTATTCTCGGCATTAATGCCGGCGCCGCTCTAGGGCTGATTTTGTTTGTCTCTTTCTTTAGAAACATGGAAGGTCCGTCTACGCTGCTTATTCCGCTGTTTGCCTTTGCTGGAGGAGCATGCATATCGCTGCTAATCTTTGTCCTTGCGTATGATCGCTTTAAAGGATTGATCCCGATTCGGCTGCTGCTTGTCGGCATCGCGGTTGAGGCAGGCATCAGTGCGTTTACGCTGTTTCTGTCACTTCGGCTTGATGAGGACACGTACGCATTTGCAGCGAGATGGCTTGCCGGCAGTGTATGGGGCAGGGAATGGGTCAATGTTCTAGCACTGCTGCCGTGGATTGTCCTGTTCGTTCCAATTGTGTATATGCATTCCCGCACGCTTGATTTATTTGCATTGGGAGATGAAACGGCTTCTGGAGTCGGCAGTCATGTCGGACGCAATCGGCTGGTGATGACGAGCCTTGCGGTAGCATTAGCCTGCGCAAGTGTCTCCATGGCAGGTGGAATTGGCTTTATAGGGCTGATCGCTCCTCATATCGCAAGGCGGCTCGTCGGACCTCAGCATCGGCATTTTCTGCCCATTGCCGGACTTATCGGGCTAGTCATACTTGTAACCGCCGACACAGTTGGCAGATCATTATTTCAGCCGAATGCCATTCCGGCTGGCATTGTCGTTGCCGCAATCGGCGGGCCTTATTTCTTATATTTGCTTTTGCAGTCCAAACCTAACCTTCGGAGGAATCGATAA
- a CDS encoding ABC transporter substrate-binding protein encodes MNRKWLTLLVSLLLIAVLSACGGKAASNQSNAASDAPSQAPTEAPAAGDVVAGHDADARIASMSIHITNNLLALGIKPAGSVVGGDVKDFLPHVADQLQGAVKLGVVTDPDMESILALKPDVIYLDEVYSGEDLDKFEKIAPAVSIDMDQGTWLDHLTRIAQHVGKEKEAEAFIADYAKKAERVKEMIDAKLGAEAKVMAIRMTAKELRVMGMKRPVGPIMFEDLGLNPAAGVEKITDEPFAVISQEVLPDFDADAIFVIISKGNEAQARFDELAKNVVWQNLKAVKNNQVYVLDGQKWLDYSSLGHSMALDDAEKLFSK; translated from the coding sequence ATGAATAGAAAATGGCTTACTTTATTAGTATCACTACTGCTGATTGCTGTATTATCAGCATGCGGAGGCAAGGCTGCTTCCAATCAATCTAATGCTGCCTCAGACGCTCCTTCACAGGCTCCGACGGAAGCGCCGGCAGCAGGTGATGTCGTAGCTGGACATGATGCGGATGCGAGAATCGCATCCATGTCCATACATATTACGAACAATTTGCTTGCACTTGGCATTAAGCCGGCAGGCTCTGTAGTTGGCGGTGACGTGAAAGATTTCTTGCCTCACGTAGCCGACCAATTGCAAGGGGCTGTAAAGCTCGGCGTGGTAACAGATCCGGATATGGAATCCATATTGGCACTGAAGCCGGACGTTATCTATTTGGACGAAGTATACTCGGGTGAAGACCTAGACAAGTTCGAGAAGATCGCTCCTGCCGTTAGCATCGATATGGATCAGGGCACTTGGCTCGACCATTTGACGCGGATCGCGCAGCATGTCGGCAAGGAGAAGGAGGCAGAAGCCTTCATTGCTGATTACGCCAAGAAAGCAGAGCGGGTTAAAGAAATGATTGACGCCAAGCTAGGAGCAGAAGCTAAGGTCATGGCCATTCGGATGACGGCCAAGGAGCTGCGAGTCATGGGCATGAAACGCCCAGTGGGTCCAATTATGTTCGAGGATTTGGGCTTGAACCCAGCTGCCGGCGTCGAGAAAATAACGGATGAGCCTTTTGCCGTCATATCTCAAGAAGTACTGCCAGACTTTGATGCCGATGCGATATTCGTCATTATCAGCAAAGGAAACGAAGCGCAGGCGAGATTCGATGAGCTTGCCAAAAATGTCGTTTGGCAAAACCTTAAAGCTGTGAAAAACAATCAAGTATACGTGTTGGATGGTCAGAAATGGCTGGATTATTCTTCACTTGGGCACAGCATGGCACTGGATGATGCGGAAAAACTATTTTCAAAGTAA
- a CDS encoding AI-2E family transporter, protein MARHNRFIRWCITIILVLIIIYLGSLVDFIFKPILSLFSMSIIPLMLAGFFYYLLRPLVGLMERRKVNRTLAILFIYLAFAIIIIGFSIWVWPSLRTQLINLVDSAPTLFTSLRKQVEELERNGFLSSFLPQNSNLLTKLTEYLNKGFTLLTEYFSGLLTFFSNFAIVLITFPILLFYMLKEGGKFGEQIVRFIPKRFRHDGGEVMDEIDHMLSSFIVGRVIVNVALGVLMYIGFLIIDLPYALLLTVVAVILNFIPFIGSFLSSVPIVIIGFIESPSIAIWSIVIITIAQQIQDNLIGPYVFGKQLDIHPLTTILLVLVGGDIGGILGILLIIPIYMILKIVYSKVYVLFFKQRWENA, encoded by the coding sequence ATGGCTAGACATAACCGCTTCATCCGCTGGTGTATTACGATTATATTGGTGCTTATTATTATTTATCTGGGGTCACTCGTAGATTTTATATTCAAGCCAATTCTTTCGTTATTCAGCATGAGTATCATTCCGCTGATGCTGGCGGGCTTTTTTTACTATTTGCTGCGTCCGCTGGTCGGTCTGATGGAACGCCGAAAGGTTAATCGTACGTTGGCTATTTTGTTCATCTATTTGGCCTTCGCCATCATTATAATTGGTTTTAGTATTTGGGTTTGGCCTTCCTTGCGAACACAATTAATTAATTTAGTTGATTCTGCTCCAACGCTCTTCACCTCTTTAAGAAAGCAAGTGGAAGAGCTTGAGCGCAACGGCTTTTTATCATCCTTTTTGCCGCAAAATTCAAATCTGCTCACTAAGCTGACGGAGTATTTAAACAAAGGCTTTACTCTACTTACAGAGTATTTTTCCGGATTGCTTACGTTTTTCTCCAATTTTGCAATTGTGCTGATTACCTTTCCGATCCTGCTATTTTATATGCTTAAGGAGGGTGGGAAGTTTGGTGAGCAAATCGTTCGGTTTATTCCGAAGCGCTTCCGTCATGACGGAGGTGAGGTTATGGATGAGATTGACCATATGCTTAGCAGCTTTATCGTTGGGCGGGTAATCGTCAATGTTGCGCTCGGTGTTTTGATGTATATTGGCTTTCTCATCATTGATTTGCCTTATGCGCTTTTGCTCACTGTCGTGGCGGTCATACTTAATTTCATTCCGTTTATCGGTTCCTTTTTATCCTCGGTGCCTATTGTTATTATTGGATTTATTGAATCACCGTCTATTGCGATTTGGTCGATTGTCATTATAACGATTGCCCAGCAAATTCAGGATAATTTAATTGGGCCTTACGTTTTTGGCAAGCAGCTGGATATTCATCCGCTGACGACCATTCTACTCGTGTTGGTTGGAGGGGATATTGGAGGGATTTTAGGTATTTTACTTATTATTCCGATCTATATGATTTTGAAAATTGTTTATAGCAAAGTATATGTGTTGTTTTTTAAGCAGCGATGGGAAAATGCCTAA